The following proteins are encoded in a genomic region of Rhinolophus ferrumequinum isolate MPI-CBG mRhiFer1 chromosome 17, mRhiFer1_v1.p, whole genome shotgun sequence:
- the LRRC3B gene encoding leucine-rich repeat-containing protein 3B, with translation MNLVDLWLTRSLSMCLLLQSFVLMILCFHSASMCPKGCLCSSSGGLNVTCSNANLKEIPRDLPPETVLLYLDSNQITSIPNEIFKDLHQLRVLNLSKNGIEFIDEHAFKGVAETLQTLDLSDNRIQSVHKNAFNNLKARARIANNPWHCDCTLQQVLRSMASNHETAHNVICKTSVLDEHAGRPFLNAANDADLCNLPKKTTDYAMLVTMFGWFTMVISYVVYYVRQNQEDARRHLEYLKSLPSRQKKADEPDDISTVV, from the coding sequence ATGAATCTGGTAGACCTGTGGTTAACCCGCTCCCTCTCCATGTGTCTCCTCCTACAAAGTTTTGTTCTTATGATACTGTGCTTTCATTCTGCCAGTATGTGTCCCAAGGGCTGTCTTTGTTCTTCCTCGGGGGGTTTAAATGTCACCTGCAGCAATGCAAATCTCAAGGAAATACCTAGAGATCTTCCTCCTGAAACAGTCTTACTGTATCTGGACTCGAATCAGATCACATCTATCCCCAACGAGATTTTTAAGGACCTCCATCAACTAAGAGTTCTCAACCTGTCCAAAAATGGCATTGAGTTTATTGATGAGCATGCCTTCAAAGGAGTAGCTGAAACTTTGCAGACTCTGGACTTGTCCGACAACCGGATTCAAAGCGTGCACAAAAATGCCTTCAATAACCTGAAGGCCAGGGCCAGAATTGCCAACAACCCCTGGCACTGCGACTGTACTCTACAGCAAGTTCTGAGGAGCATGGCGTCCAATCACGAGACAGCCCACAATGTGATCTGTAAGACTTCTGTGTTGGATGAGCATGCCGGGAGACCATTCCTCAATGCTGCCAATGATGCTGACCTTTGTAACCTCCCTAAAAAAACTACCGACTATGCCATGCTAGTCACCATGTTTGGCTGGTTCACCATGGTGATCTCCTATGTGGTGTATTACGTGAGGCAGAATCAGGAGGATGCCCGGAGACACCTTGAATACTTGAAATCCCTGCCGAGCAGGCAAAAGAAAGCAGATGAACCCGACGACATTAGCACTGTGGTGTAG